Below is a genomic region from Ascaphus truei isolate aAscTru1 chromosome 8, aAscTru1.hap1, whole genome shotgun sequence.
TTGTCCATGTGAAGTGAAAATAAAGATATATTATCAAATAAACTGCTAATATATTGCTTATGCGTAGACTCGTTTTTCAtgatttgtttttagttttaaaataataatttttcttttgtgttttattatcataataataataattagtatTATTAGCAATTATATTATcacaatcatttttttgtctAATTATTTATGGGGggtttatttacttatttttatatttggttAGCATACGGTTTTAGGGACCAGTGTGTTTTACaaagatttaaagcagcaatcaccccAGCAATCACTACTAATAATAGTAGtatcttaaagaagcaatccaagcaagCATTTTTTCTCCatctttgtttatttatttacacaggATGGAAGCGGGGGattggggtggggtggaggggagtctctagagctgaacctcattaatttttTCCGGAGATGCAGACCTCCATATGGAGTGTCAGTAGGCGCTCCGCTTGGCTGGCAGGGTTGACGTTATGTCGGAGTGTCGAAGCTCCTGCAcactgctggccaataggaagccgtgatgtcatcaggctTGAGATACCAGGGTGAGAACTTAGACTAAGGGGTTTAGGCATTTACCCTTAGCGACAAAGTGGCCGGCAGGCGGCAGGTTCCGGCGGCGGAGTGAGTCACAGTGAAGCAGCAGCGGCCAATTGGTCGCGGTGACACAGGTACGACCAACTGTCAGAGACCGCCTGCTGCAAACCTATgtaaataataacaatattattattattttaagtgCATGAATTGCTCAATTAATGCCTTAGTATGTCCTGCTCTTATCAGGATTTCCGTAATCTTTAGACTGTGAGATTGGAAAGTTTTTAGAAAATAGTTTGCGTCAAAAGTAAGAAACACTTTCTTACATTGTCtggtgttgttgtttttttgtcccacttttgcagccgggagaccttGATAGATGACCCTGTTGACCCATAGCCACCCCCCTTCTggaaaaaaacaactttattgtacacaaatatactgtacattttattacAGATTTGAAGATATGACAGTACAATATCTTAAATACAGCGCAGAAAAATaatcatacatacacatacaggatATAATCCGTGATGCGGACAGTTTGCAAAGATTTCTTGTATTTAtgttgaaacagggatatcctgaaaacttgacctgttgtgaGGAGTGGAGCTGGGCACCCCTACAAACCTGGAGCTGAGTACCCCATGTCTATAGGACTTGTGTACTAAGCGTCGCAAAAAGCTTTTTTTCCGCTGAAAATTAGCATGCATAAATCTCAATTTAAATTGTGCTTGTGTGCGCCGATGTACATTTCTCAATTTGCAACATCAgcgtaaaaaataataatatattttttttatgcagaAATGGACTGGTGTAACTGGTATGTACTAAACAAAAGTCTGTTTCCTGTGCGTCCACAACAAAGGAGAAGTGCATCAAAATCATCCACCACGTTTCACATGGTGtaaaccaggggtgtgcaaactggggggcgcaagactttcTGGAGCGgggcgcggcgcttacagaggccctgcgctcttccccagagcatttaaattaaatgctagggatcgcgcatgaggcctctgtaactttgcttaccttgtctccggtaaCTTCTGGtgacgtgtcaccatggcaacgaggcgtcaaatgacgcagcgggggtCACATGATGCCACGTTGTTATGGCAACGTGCCATCAATGACATAGTGTCGTCAGAACACCGTAGACAAGgtaatgagggaggggggggagcggggaagcaggcaGAGGGGctcagggggaaaagtttgcgcacccctggtgtaaacCATAAAAAGTTTGGTAATAGTGTTAGCACAGAATTAAATTGCTATGGACCAACCAAAAATGCATTTGACGCAACGCGGATGTTTTATTATATCGGTTCCCaaaatttattattttcaaagtatggttattatatataatattacactGATAATTGATATTGACATAAGAAtagttgtaaataaaaaaataatcataGTTCTGTTTTCATttcaattgtatcaatcaggtatttaACATGAGGCAATGCGTCAAAATTCATTTACAACAATGAATTATGAATCATATGTACTATAGGAAGCCTTCACACACGACACACATTTTCTGGAAATTTGTActagtttgtttttttttttagcacaaatgcacaaataaaaaatgcaaaCATGATCTGAGTACATATTTATtagggcaaaagtggtgcaattgaGGGACAAaaataattgcaccagatttattaaaaacataaaTCCTATTACTCCTCATGGGATTATTTATTTGGTGCAGCTAGTTTGCACCAGAAtagcaccacttttgccttgttaCATATGCCCTAGAACAGGAGTGACTGACTCCAGTCCCTCAAGGGCCataaacaggttaggttttcaggatatccctgcttcagtacaggtggctcagtcaaagattgagccactgattgagttacctgtgctgaagcaggggtatccctaaaacctgacctgtaggtggccattgaggactggaattggttacccctactacacacacacacacacacacacacacacacacacacacacacacacacacacacacacacacacacacacacacacacacacacacacacacacacacacacacacacacacacacacacacacacacacacacacacacacacacacacacacacacacacacacacacacacacacacacacacacacgcattgtGGATAGGCACACCAAAAATAGGCAACATTTTATTGGCCCAACGTTTTGGCTTCCCTTTGGAAGAGCTCTTGATAAAGGCTCCAGAGGGAAGCTGAAACGTTgggcaaataaaataaatgtttgcCTATTTATGGTGTGCCTATGtctttgttatttttgtacagtCCTTATAGGTGCTCTGATAGTATAGACCAGACTTCTGGAGAGGGTGCTGCTATCTAAGTGGGTGCCCCAACCCCATCACATTtcaaatatattagaaaaataaCTATGCTTATTCTTATGCTGCCAAAAGTGCAAGGGTAGTTGAAATTCTCCCCCCAAAAAGGACCTGTGCGCAAAAGAGAaatggaaaagaaaaaacagcgctgTGCAGTCTCCGTCTCGGGCTCCCTCCCAGGCGCAGAGGAGGGCTCTCCACGCTCCGTCACGGCGAGCCGACTGCAATTGTAATCGCGGTTACAGACCGTGCTGCGCGGTTCCCAGTAAGCGCCAATGTTTGCAGAAATtgtgtaagtgtgattttaactGCGCTATATACCTTCTTATACCAGTATTACCTATGATCTGCCCCTTATTGTAGGAGTCACTCCTACCTCATCCTTACCCATGCAGACTGCACTTTGTATATCCTCCACCCTGGTTAACCTCATATAGAGGGATTCACTTATGTGAGTGTGTATTATCAGTGCCCTTGATTTGATTTATTCCAACTCACAGTAAGAACATCTGCACAGTGCTGTATTTTTCTTTTGCATTCAGGTCATTTtttttgagacacacacacacacacacacacacacacacacacacacacacacacacatacatacatacacacacataataccttCTGCATCTTTTTGTGCATGTTTGTTTCTATTTGTATctaactgtttatgtaattatcaagTCTCTGTACCTCTATTGTATCACGCTGTGGAATAtgctggtgctttacaaataaacgatagtgtgtgtgtgtgtgtgtgtgtgtgtgtgtgtgtgtgtgtgtgtgtgtgtgtgtgtgtgtgtgtgtgtgtgtgtgtttttttacagtgCAGGGAGAACCACTCACTAGCTTTTGTTTTGATTTACACACTTAGATCATTTATCAGAGTCTCCAGCTGCAAAACCAGCTTAATGCTGGTGCAAGAACTATCAGAAAGaaaatcccattggtttcaaTTAGGATATTTGTACTTGATAAATCTGGTTTCTTTGCACCGGTTCAATCACAGCACCATCACTTTGCAAtaaatctccccctctctccctcactcacacacacacacacacacacagctacacaacttATTTCCACTTATTTTGTGTCATTCATGCACACACTGCAACGAATTTTTGTATTTATACTACAGAAAATGACATTAGTTGCATTTAAAGGCTGCAGattttttacagtatacagcttTTCAGTAGCTTCTAAAATACAAGAGAAAGTACAAATGTAAAATCATTTGTTTCTGCTTGTTCTGTAATGTGCTCATAAAACCAAGTCTGCCCTCTAGGCATCTTAATAAAATACATAGAAGTAAATGCATCCATTTCTCAAACGTAATCAATTAAAAAGTTTGACTTGTAAACTTTTACAGAATGAGTGAATAGGCTAGAACTCAAGAAATATGTCTGTTTTCATTGCATATTAGCAATAATGCATATTATTAATAGTTTAGTACAGTACAAATAGACAAAGCAATGCATATTAACAATATTTTGTTACAGTCCAGATAACCATGATGATTGCTTGGCTAATCTTAAACATTTTACCTTTCCAGCAGCTTAATTCCTTCTTATTCACTGATGTACAGAAAATAATCTATTTCCGACCTCTAATTCAACATTGAATCATGATCATGCTAATGGGAAAATGTCTGTGGAGTAAGATGATCGCAATCCGTTGGAGATCTTAGTCCCAGATAATTCTGGCACTGATCTTGGTGGAAATGTTCATAAATGTGTATGTTACTCCAGTCTCCATCATTCCTGCATCTTTCTGCTTCTGAGAGGATCCTGTTCAGAGCCATGATATAGCTTAATGCCATCTGAAGGGTCTCATATTTGGACAGCTGCTTATCTTCACCCCACTGTGGCACCACTTTTCTTAGGCTGTCAAATGCTGTGTTGAGTCCTTgcattctccttctctctctggcaTTGGCAGCAAGTCTTCTCTTGGTAGAACCTTCAACTCTGGTTGACATACATCCGAGTGGACATCCATCTGCCACTTTGCTTGGTGGCTGACATCCAACATGGGAATCTCCTTGAGATGATGTATCAGACTTCATATCTTCAACAGTCCAATTATATTTCCAGAACAGCTCAAAGACAGAAGTGGGAATAAATGAATCTTCCGAATATGACAAGTTTTCAAATGGACTTATTATCTTAGTAATTACTTCATTGCTATGAATTATCTTCTTATTCTTTACATGCAACTATGCTGGTATTAATGCATTGTTGCTGCAACTGAGCACACATTTCCATCTATCAGATAGAAAAGAATTTGAATACAGCAGCTTCCTACAATGCTGGGTTGTCAGTGCTGTATATAATGCAGAAGGTTGTGTTGTAGACAAATACAGTAGCTTCACGTTAAGTAAGATTCTTCTTCAACAAGACACTGCCAATAAAAGGTCCTGTATTTATATAAGTAGTGGCTCTAAAGGCTAAACAGATGGTGACAGGTGGGCAGGCGTCCCTATGCCTCTGTACCAGCTCATTCCCACCCTGGGAACTATATGATGGGAATGCAGCAAAATTGTTGTACCATTAAAGCATCTATCTGATGGAAAGGGAAGTTTATCCAAAGCTGTCCAGCCTAAGTACTTTGCCATCTGTAGTGAAGTCTGGCTACACTCGTAACAGCACCGCTAGTGCAATCTCATTAACAAATCAATTAGCATTAAAACATGACATATAACTTGTTTCATTGTATCTTCAGTGCAGTTATTCTTCATTCTTCATTATTAAATGACAGAGATATTTAACAAACATTATCTTAACTTAAATAAACAGTAACACGAACAACAGATCCCTTATTACACTCCTAATATATTCTGGATGCAATATGAtttagtaaaaaataataatatatatatattaaatatgaggtttctatatgtgtgtattattttaatatgttatgCAATCGTGAAGGAGCATGCAGTATGTTTTTCAGAATATGTATTATAGGTGattgaaatttaaaaaatatataattgtatacaatacaatgtaatatatttttttccgtcTGATTAAGGAAGAGGGAAATTGGAATACAGCTGGATTCATAGTTACTGTACTAGAATTGCTGTAAACTTTTTTGAAAGCGGTACCTGTAAAGTTTCATCAGTTTTAACCTGCTGTTACAATGTCAGAGTAGAGGGAATATTAAAACACCACACATTTGCTACAGAAACACTGTAAAAGTGCAACTGTGtacatatgtatttatatatttttctgcacAGTATAGTGATAtttccaatttaaaaaaaatgtatagtgttttttttcatttacttTTTCCCCTTTTCATATTTAATGATATAAATGGAATTCATATATTCCTAAATGCTATATTATGATGACTTTTTAAAAACAATAATTTTTTCAATCTTATGTTAATAATATTTCTAATTTTAAATAATAACCTGAAaatgtgtattatatgtattttacatCATTCTATCTGTACTAAACAAATAAATTGctgcatttatatacattttaaataaaacgttatatagatagatatagatatcatatatacatactgtacaagcacacagacacacacatacatacacatatgtgtgtgtgtgtgtgtgtgtgtgtgtgtgtgtgtgtgtgtgtgtgtgtgtgtgtgtgtgtgtgtgtgtgtatatatatatatatatatatatatatatatatatatatatatatatgtgtgtgtgtacatgtatataaACTTTCAAATGTATGTGGTTATAACCATGCAAATTTGAAGACCATTAAACTGGGATATTATTTTcttttgctttttatttacagGCTGTATGATTTAATTTAGATGTCAGATCAATTGGATCATTTAGATGTCAGATCAATTGTTCCCAGTGTGACTACCAAACATTGGGCTGTAGTAAAGAGATCATTAACCCCAAAAAGAAGGCATGGCAGTGAAATGAGGCTGAATAATTCCAAAACAATAGGATGCACTTGAGAATTAATTGACTCCAACATGACAGATGCTGAATGGAGGTCATTAACCTTCGCTTCTGGGTCTCCAGATCTCTGCATTTGGTTGTGTTCGGTTTTCTTGTGGAGTGTAGATGACACAATCTTGATCAAAATATACAAAAGTAAAGTCATTTTAGGGTCCTATGGGTAAATGAGAAACTTGTTCTacggtaaaaaaaaaactatatgggCAACATGGAGAAGATTGGCTTGCAACCGCAGTAGCTGGGAGATTATTTGGGAGGCTTTCATCCAGCAGTAGATCAACGGgtgctgatgatgatgatatgaTAGGGATAACATTATGGTGTATATTATCTAtaatttatataatgttttacaGAACAGACAACAATTATGACaattatattgctgtgtgtgtatatatatatatatatatatatatatatatatatatatatatatatatatatatatatatatatatatatatatatatatatatatatatatatatatatatatatatatatatatatatatatatatatatatatatatatatatccaatggaaatattactgtatgcttatttgcatgtcttagacaggtctgcaaccctgcctttcaccattgtcacacagcacacagtgcttccactgcagcaagggattctgggaaatgacatgcaaatgagcacacagtgccaccttttgcttcaaaaccatataacatggtcccttgtaagcttatgcttgctgcatttcgcagctttgagcacagcctgtgttgtttgttaacttattttcagctgtctcagctgctggaggttagtggctcctccttcctagggttttaagcccgcccctcgccacttcccaagtcagcaagTCTTTTttattctactggatatagatccaatgttggtctttctccctcctaatagaggtaaattatcattttaatcctaatagaagtacattagtattttatctggtagtgttaggacctgtgaactgggtctgctttgtcgtggctcacaggcttacgacgctttggccaaagggttaaactaaatgacccgttTTCAacagaatatataagtattttactgtgtatttttgtcatattggatgtagcattgggcttctctgttgctcgTTCGATATGAaataaagtaattattattattatctctctccctcccaccactttcctttaataccttactGTATGACGTcccaattctttccgcctctctctcctccagcattcttCCTTTCTCCTCAAGTGTCAAGTGacttcctttctttctttcttcgtctTCTTTCTGTGTAAGCTttatagccacctgtgctgacgcagggactgattgagcgacctgtgctgaagctgggactgagccacctatgctgaagcatggatatcctgaaaacctgacc
It encodes:
- the ATOH7 gene encoding transcription factor ATOH7 encodes the protein MKSDTSSQGDSHVGCQPPSKVADGCPLGCMSTRVEGSTKRRLAANARERRRMQGLNTAFDSLRKVVPQWGEDKQLSKYETLQMALSYIMALNRILSEAERCRNDGDWSNIHIYEHFHQDQCQNYLGLRSPTDCDHLTPQTFSH